One region of Baekduia soli genomic DNA includes:
- the treZ gene encoding malto-oligosyltrehalose trehalohydrolase, with translation MSATTLPWERPLGATPVGDGRVRFRVWSQHTQPTLVVGEAEHAMDDEGHGVWCATVPAAAGDDYAYVLDGVRHPDPCTRLQPAGLRGPSRVVDPGAWTWHDQAWDGVRLEDLVLYELHVGTFTDEGTFDAVIGHLPELAALGVTAIELMPVADFPGRRGWGYDGVYVWATHEAYGGPDGLQRLVDEAHRAGIAVILDLVLNHVGASGEASLRAFGPYFTDRYSTFWGEAMNYDGAGSGAVREWACQAAEAFVRDLHLDGLRLDAVHAIFDQGAEHLVAALARRVHAERWSSLVIAESGLNDPKVVRDAAHGGWGCDAAWADDVHHAIRTLVTDEHEGYYAEFGRMADLAHVFRDPHLHDGRWSEFRARRFGAPAGGEAPERFVVFDQNHDQVGNRALGDRLPPQARPLAAFCTLLSPYTPMLFMGEEYGERAPFQFFTDHIDEEIAIATRDGRRREFASFTRFAGEEVPDPQDPATFERSRLTREGDPALRELYRALLAARRRLPRGPVDDVRFDEDARWIRVRRGDHDLVMNFAAAPQTLPARAQDLVLATDDAAAVLSDGWVALPPLSGALVRRSAEGPA, from the coding sequence ATGTCCGCCACGACACTCCCCTGGGAGCGCCCGCTGGGCGCCACGCCCGTCGGCGACGGCCGCGTGCGGTTCCGCGTGTGGTCCCAGCACACGCAGCCCACGCTCGTCGTCGGGGAGGCCGAGCACGCGATGGACGACGAGGGCCACGGCGTGTGGTGCGCCACGGTGCCCGCCGCCGCCGGCGACGACTACGCCTACGTCCTGGACGGCGTGCGCCACCCGGATCCGTGCACGCGCCTGCAGCCCGCGGGCCTGCGCGGCCCGTCGCGCGTCGTGGACCCCGGCGCGTGGACCTGGCACGACCAGGCGTGGGACGGCGTGCGCCTCGAGGACCTCGTCCTCTACGAGCTGCACGTCGGCACGTTCACCGACGAGGGGACGTTCGACGCGGTCATCGGCCACCTCCCCGAGCTGGCCGCCCTCGGCGTGACGGCCATCGAGCTCATGCCCGTCGCCGACTTCCCCGGCCGCCGCGGCTGGGGCTACGACGGCGTCTACGTCTGGGCCACGCACGAGGCCTACGGCGGGCCCGACGGCCTGCAGCGCCTCGTCGACGAGGCCCACCGCGCCGGAATCGCCGTCATCCTCGACCTGGTGCTCAACCACGTCGGCGCGTCGGGGGAGGCGTCCCTGCGCGCGTTCGGCCCGTACTTCACCGACCGCTACTCGACGTTCTGGGGCGAGGCGATGAACTACGACGGCGCCGGCTCGGGTGCCGTGCGCGAGTGGGCGTGCCAGGCGGCCGAGGCCTTCGTGCGCGACCTGCACCTCGACGGCCTGCGCCTGGACGCCGTGCACGCGATCTTCGACCAGGGCGCCGAGCACCTCGTCGCCGCGCTCGCGCGACGCGTGCACGCCGAGCGATGGTCGTCGCTCGTCATCGCCGAGTCGGGCCTCAACGACCCCAAGGTGGTGCGCGACGCCGCCCACGGCGGCTGGGGCTGCGACGCCGCGTGGGCCGACGACGTCCACCACGCGATCCGCACGCTGGTCACCGACGAGCACGAGGGCTACTACGCCGAGTTCGGCCGCATGGCCGATCTGGCCCACGTCTTCCGCGACCCCCACCTGCACGACGGCCGCTGGTCCGAGTTCCGGGCCCGGCGCTTCGGCGCCCCCGCCGGCGGCGAGGCGCCGGAGCGCTTCGTCGTCTTCGACCAGAACCACGACCAGGTCGGCAACCGCGCGCTCGGCGACCGCCTGCCGCCGCAGGCCCGCCCGCTGGCCGCGTTCTGCACGCTGCTGTCGCCGTACACGCCCATGCTGTTCATGGGCGAGGAGTACGGCGAGCGGGCGCCGTTCCAGTTCTTCACCGACCACATCGACGAGGAGATCGCCATCGCCACGCGCGACGGACGCCGACGCGAGTTCGCGTCGTTCACGAGGTTCGCCGGGGAGGAGGTCCCCGACCCGCAGGACCCGGCGACGTTCGAGCGCTCCCGGCTCACCCGCGAGGGCGACCCGGCGCTGCGCGAGCTCTACCGCGCGCTGCTGGCCGCGCGGCGCCGGCTGCCGCGGGGGCCCGTCGACGACGTCCGCTTCGACGAGGACGCGCGCTGGATCCGCGTGCGCCGGGGCGATCATGACCTCGTGATGAACTTCGCCGCCGCCCCGCAGACGCTGCCCGCCCGTGCGCAGGACCTGGTGCTGGCCACCGACGACGCCGCCGCCGTGCTGTCCGACGGCTGGGTGGCGCTGCCCCCGCTCTCGGGCGCTCTGGTGCGACGCTCCGCCGAGGGTCCGGCGTGA
- the glgX gene encoding glycogen debranching protein GlgX: MSREAWPGEPFPLGPIWDGEGTNFSLFSEHAEGVELCLFDGDGAEERIRVVDHTAHNWHVYLPGVGPGQRYAYRVYGPYAPTQGHRFNPAKLLIDPYAKAIDGTVDWDAANALPYTPPDDEVTDDADLEPDDEDSAPAIPKCVVVDPSFDWQDDRPPRIPWTDTVIYETHVKGLTKRFPGLPEELQGTYAGLASDEVVGYLKDLGVTAVELLPVHHIADESFLHEHGLTNYWGYSTIGYLAPHSPYAASKDPGGNLKEFKGMVKALHRAGLEVFLDVVYNHTAEGNHLGPMLSFKGVDNSSYYRLSPEDPHFYMDFTGTGNTLNAVSPAVLRLIMDSLRYFVLECHVDGFRFDLASTLARQFYDVDRLSTFFDTIHQDPVLSQVKLIAEPWDVGPGGYQVGNFPVLWSEWNGMYRDTMRDFWRGQASVADFASRFTGSSDLYGDDGRRPFASVNFITAHDGFTLHDLVTYNDKHNEANHEDNRDGTDDNRSWNHGVEGETDDADIVKLRSRQKRNHLTTLLLSQGVPMLLGGDEMCRTQQGNNNGWCQDSELSWYDWDVRDDCTEQRDFTRRLIALRRAEPVFRRERFLAGEQSAPGLPDVWWFRLDGRRMTRRDWENHEHRWLGAFFNGDDTGMRDRHGQPITGSSFLLLFNAHHEDAVFKLPAARFGARWDVELTTAAPWIQPGAESYRARGDCYVTSRSITVLRRTT; the protein is encoded by the coding sequence GTGAGCCGCGAGGCCTGGCCCGGCGAGCCGTTCCCGCTCGGTCCGATCTGGGACGGCGAGGGCACCAACTTCTCCCTGTTCAGCGAGCACGCCGAGGGCGTCGAGCTGTGCCTGTTCGACGGCGACGGGGCCGAGGAGCGCATCCGCGTCGTGGACCACACGGCCCACAACTGGCACGTCTACCTGCCGGGCGTCGGCCCGGGGCAGCGCTATGCCTACCGCGTGTACGGCCCGTACGCGCCGACGCAGGGCCATCGCTTCAACCCCGCCAAGCTGCTCATCGACCCTTACGCCAAGGCGATCGACGGGACGGTGGACTGGGACGCGGCCAACGCGCTGCCCTACACCCCGCCCGACGACGAGGTCACCGACGACGCCGACCTCGAGCCCGACGACGAGGACAGCGCGCCCGCGATCCCCAAGTGCGTCGTCGTCGACCCGTCGTTCGACTGGCAGGACGACCGGCCACCGCGCATCCCGTGGACCGACACGGTGATCTACGAGACCCACGTCAAGGGCCTCACCAAGCGCTTCCCCGGACTCCCCGAGGAGCTCCAGGGCACCTACGCCGGGCTGGCCAGCGACGAGGTGGTCGGCTACCTCAAGGACCTGGGCGTCACGGCCGTCGAGCTGCTGCCCGTGCACCACATCGCCGACGAGTCCTTCCTGCACGAGCACGGCCTGACGAACTACTGGGGCTACTCGACGATCGGCTACCTGGCCCCGCACTCGCCCTACGCCGCCAGCAAGGACCCGGGCGGCAACCTCAAGGAGTTCAAGGGCATGGTCAAGGCGCTGCACCGCGCCGGCCTCGAGGTGTTCCTCGACGTGGTGTACAACCACACCGCCGAGGGCAACCACCTCGGACCGATGCTCTCGTTCAAGGGCGTGGACAACTCGAGCTACTACCGCCTGTCGCCCGAGGACCCGCACTTCTACATGGACTTCACGGGCACGGGCAACACGCTCAACGCCGTGAGCCCGGCGGTGCTGCGCCTCATCATGGACTCGCTGCGCTACTTCGTCCTGGAGTGCCACGTCGACGGGTTCCGCTTCGACCTGGCCAGCACCCTGGCCCGCCAGTTCTACGACGTCGACCGGCTCTCGACGTTCTTCGACACCATCCACCAGGACCCGGTGCTGTCACAGGTCAAGCTCATCGCCGAGCCCTGGGACGTCGGCCCCGGCGGCTACCAGGTCGGCAACTTCCCCGTGCTGTGGAGCGAATGGAACGGCATGTACCGGGACACGATGCGCGACTTCTGGCGCGGGCAGGCCTCCGTCGCGGACTTCGCGTCGCGCTTCACGGGCTCCAGCGACCTCTACGGCGACGACGGCCGCCGGCCGTTCGCGTCGGTGAACTTCATCACCGCCCATGACGGCTTCACCCTGCACGACCTCGTCACCTACAACGACAAGCACAACGAGGCCAACCACGAGGACAACCGGGACGGCACCGACGACAACCGCTCCTGGAACCACGGCGTCGAGGGGGAGACCGACGACGCCGACATCGTCAAGCTGCGCAGCCGGCAGAAGCGCAACCACCTGACGACGCTGCTGCTGAGCCAGGGCGTGCCGATGCTCCTGGGCGGCGACGAGATGTGCCGCACGCAGCAGGGCAACAACAACGGCTGGTGCCAGGACTCCGAGCTGTCCTGGTACGACTGGGACGTCCGCGACGACTGCACCGAGCAGCGCGACTTCACGCGCCGGCTCATCGCGCTGCGCCGCGCCGAGCCCGTGTTCCGCCGCGAGCGCTTCCTCGCCGGAGAGCAGTCGGCGCCGGGCCTGCCCGACGTCTGGTGGTTCCGTCTCGACGGGCGGCGCATGACGCGCCGCGACTGGGAGAACCACGAGCACCGCTGGCTCGGCGCGTTCTTCAACGGCGACGACACCGGCATGCGCGACCGCCACGGACAGCCCATCACCGGCTCCTCGTTCCTGCTGCTGTTCAACGCCCATCACGAGGACGCCGTGTTCAAGCTGCCGGCCGCGCGCTTCGGTGCCCGCTGGGACGTCGAGCTGACCACCGCGGCGCCGTGGATCCAGCCCGGGGCCGAGAGCTACCGGGCCCGAGGCGACTGCTATGTCACGTCGCGCTCGATCACGGTGCTGCGGAGGACCACATGA
- the treY gene encoding malto-oligosyltrehalose synthase: MTAPFRATYRLQLGTDLDFAAARALVPYLAELGVSHVYLSPSFQAREGSTHGYDVIDPGHVSDALGGEEGLRALADDAHAHGMGIILDVVPNHMAADDANRYWSDPALREQFFDVDPVSGRHRRFFDIDDLAGVRVEDPEVFAATHALALRLVAEGVVDGLRIDHPDGLADPAQYLRRLRDGGAAHVWVEKILDPAEELRPDWPVDGTVGYEFANDVAALFVDPAAEATLTELYASLTGETRPFEALAAEAKLEQATTTFAPEVERLRRLWPQVPGLEEGLASLPVYRTYVEPAEGRVEQADRDALAQADGLPDAVRHAVLLEDDAAGAGWSDLDEATRREFVVRFQQTTPPVMAKGVEDTAFYRYVRLLALNEVGGDPGRFGITVDAFHAANARRPVHNLLVSSTHDTKRSGDVRARLCALTAMPGEWAGAVRSWFEVNAPLRTAGAPTPAEELLIYQTLVGAWPIEAERLEDYLEKALREAKVTSNWIDPDLEHEAAVKAFAVGLLDHGPFRYGFDAVAARVAELGERVALAQTLLKLTVPGMPDVYQGDELWALSLVDPDNRRPVDWDARRAALAALGDGARPTHETAKLHVVAAALDLRRRRPEAFDGGYRVVPAGDDVVAFLRGDAVLAAVAVRDDATGAGGWELPPDAAGRWRDVLGGEEYELPDGATLAGVLGPDGRALLERVG, encoded by the coding sequence ATGACCGCCCCGTTTCGCGCGACCTACCGCCTCCAGCTCGGCACCGACCTCGACTTCGCCGCCGCTCGCGCGCTCGTCCCCTACCTGGCCGAGCTCGGCGTGTCGCACGTCTACCTCTCGCCGTCCTTCCAGGCGCGCGAGGGCTCGACGCACGGCTACGACGTCATCGACCCGGGCCACGTCAGCGACGCCCTCGGCGGCGAGGAGGGCCTGCGCGCGCTGGCCGACGACGCCCACGCGCACGGCATGGGGATCATCCTCGACGTCGTCCCCAACCACATGGCGGCCGACGACGCCAACCGCTACTGGTCGGACCCGGCCCTGCGCGAGCAGTTCTTCGACGTCGACCCGGTCAGCGGCCGCCACCGCCGCTTCTTCGACATCGACGACCTCGCGGGCGTGCGGGTCGAGGACCCCGAGGTCTTCGCCGCGACCCATGCGCTGGCGCTGCGCCTCGTGGCGGAGGGCGTCGTCGACGGCCTGCGCATCGACCACCCCGACGGGCTCGCCGACCCGGCGCAGTACCTGCGGCGCCTGCGCGACGGCGGCGCCGCGCACGTGTGGGTCGAGAAGATCCTCGACCCCGCCGAGGAGCTGCGCCCCGACTGGCCCGTCGACGGCACGGTGGGCTACGAGTTCGCCAACGACGTCGCCGCGCTCTTCGTCGACCCGGCCGCCGAGGCCACCCTGACCGAGTTGTACGCCTCGCTGACGGGTGAGACGCGGCCGTTCGAGGCGCTGGCCGCGGAGGCCAAGCTCGAGCAGGCGACGACGACCTTCGCGCCCGAGGTCGAGCGCCTGCGCCGGCTGTGGCCGCAGGTGCCCGGCCTGGAGGAGGGGCTGGCGTCGCTGCCGGTCTACCGGACCTACGTCGAGCCGGCCGAGGGCCGCGTGGAGCAGGCCGACCGCGACGCGCTGGCGCAGGCCGACGGCCTGCCCGACGCCGTGCGCCATGCCGTCCTGCTCGAGGACGACGCCGCCGGCGCCGGCTGGAGCGACCTCGACGAGGCCACGCGCCGGGAGTTCGTCGTGCGCTTCCAGCAGACCACGCCGCCCGTGATGGCAAAGGGCGTCGAGGACACCGCCTTCTACCGCTACGTGCGGCTGCTGGCGCTCAACGAGGTCGGCGGCGACCCCGGCCGCTTCGGCATCACCGTCGACGCGTTCCACGCCGCCAACGCCCGGCGGCCGGTGCACAACCTCCTCGTCTCGAGCACGCACGACACGAAGCGCTCGGGCGACGTGCGCGCCCGGCTGTGCGCGCTGACGGCGATGCCCGGCGAGTGGGCCGGGGCGGTGCGCTCGTGGTTCGAGGTCAACGCGCCCCTGCGGACCGCCGGTGCGCCGACGCCCGCCGAGGAGCTGCTGATCTACCAGACGCTCGTCGGGGCGTGGCCCATCGAGGCCGAGCGCCTGGAGGACTACCTCGAGAAGGCGCTGCGCGAGGCGAAGGTCACCTCGAACTGGATCGACCCCGACCTCGAGCACGAGGCGGCCGTCAAGGCCTTCGCGGTCGGGCTGCTCGACCACGGGCCGTTCCGGTACGGCTTCGACGCCGTGGCGGCCCGTGTCGCCGAGCTCGGCGAGCGGGTGGCGCTGGCCCAGACGCTGCTCAAGCTCACCGTGCCCGGGATGCCCGACGTCTACCAGGGCGACGAGCTCTGGGCGCTGTCGCTCGTGGACCCCGACAACCGCCGCCCGGTCGACTGGGACGCCCGGCGCGCTGCGCTGGCCGCCCTGGGCGACGGTGCGCGCCCGACGCACGAGACGGCGAAGCTGCACGTCGTCGCCGCCGCGCTGGACCTCAGGCGCCGGCGCCCGGAGGCCTTCGACGGCGGCTACCGCGTCGTGCCCGCCGGCGACGACGTCGTCGCGTTCCTGCGCGGCGACGCGGTGCTGGCCGCCGTCGCCGTGCGCGACGACGCGACGGGCGCCGGCGGCTGGGAGCTGCCGCCCGACGCGGCCGGGCGCTGGCGCGACGTCCTGGGCGGCGAGGAGTACGAGCTGCCCGACGGCGCGACGCTCGCGGGCGTGCTCGGCCCCGACGGCCGGGCGCTGCTCGAGCGCGTGGGCTGA
- a CDS encoding glycosyltransferase family 4 protein has product MPFRVLIVSWEYPPIVEGGLARAVRKLSEALVADTAAEVHVLTRAGDRGPLDEVRHGVHVHRVREPRPPADLEEFVQWVGHMNGDLLDRGRQLVEEHAFDLVHGHDWLVAVAAKRLADHAGCPLVATVHATEHGRHQGWVHKPPQSDIHRAERWMVRTADQVLVCSHYMRGHVADVFGLDEARITVTPNGIDPDDLQPMHDLDALRARFAAPHETLVLLVGRLVYEKGFQHALEALAGPQGVIARVGGVRFLVAGSGSHEWELKDQARRLGLMDHGTFMGWIGDDVLHSLYRIADLTVVPSIYEPFGLVALEAMASGCPCIVADTGGLREVVPNERVGLRFTARDPRSLGRMMERVLTDDALRERLVAQASEHVLGFDWSDVARQTRRAYAALPGRGAPVAR; this is encoded by the coding sequence TTGCCGTTCCGGGTTCTGATCGTCTCGTGGGAGTACCCGCCGATCGTGGAGGGCGGCCTGGCCCGCGCGGTGCGCAAGCTCAGCGAGGCCCTCGTCGCGGACACCGCCGCCGAGGTCCATGTGCTGACCCGCGCCGGTGACCGCGGGCCGCTGGACGAGGTGCGCCACGGCGTGCACGTGCACCGGGTGCGCGAGCCGCGGCCACCGGCCGACCTCGAGGAGTTCGTGCAGTGGGTCGGCCACATGAACGGCGACCTGCTCGACCGTGGACGGCAGCTCGTGGAGGAGCATGCGTTCGATCTCGTCCACGGCCACGACTGGCTCGTCGCGGTCGCCGCCAAGCGGCTGGCCGACCACGCCGGCTGCCCGCTGGTGGCGACGGTCCACGCGACCGAGCACGGCCGCCACCAGGGCTGGGTGCACAAGCCGCCGCAGTCCGACATCCACCGCGCCGAGCGCTGGATGGTGCGGACCGCCGACCAGGTCCTGGTCTGCTCGCACTACATGCGCGGCCACGTCGCCGACGTCTTCGGGCTCGACGAGGCGCGCATCACGGTCACGCCGAACGGCATCGACCCCGACGACCTGCAGCCCATGCACGACCTCGACGCGCTGCGCGCGCGGTTCGCGGCGCCCCACGAGACGCTCGTGCTGCTCGTGGGGCGGCTGGTCTACGAGAAGGGCTTCCAGCACGCGCTGGAGGCGCTGGCCGGGCCGCAGGGCGTCATCGCCCGCGTGGGCGGGGTCCGGTTCCTCGTCGCCGGCTCGGGCTCGCACGAGTGGGAGCTCAAGGACCAGGCGCGGCGGCTGGGCCTCATGGACCACGGCACGTTCATGGGCTGGATCGGCGACGACGTCCTGCACTCGCTCTACCGGATCGCCGACCTCACGGTCGTCCCCTCGATCTACGAGCCGTTCGGGCTCGTGGCGCTGGAGGCGATGGCGTCGGGCTGCCCGTGCATCGTCGCCGACACCGGCGGGCTGCGGGAGGTCGTGCCCAACGAGCGCGTCGGGCTGCGCTTCACCGCCCGCGACCCGCGGTCGCTGGGCCGCATGATGGAGCGCGTCCTGACCGACGACGCGCTGCGCGAGCGCCTCGTGGCCCAGGCCTCCGAGCACGTGCTCGGCTTCGACTGGTCCGACGTGGCGCGCCAGACGCGCCGGGCCTACGCGGCGCTGCCGGGGCGCGGCGCGCCGGTCGCACGCTGA
- a CDS encoding serine protease, whose amino-acid sequence MVLAALVATLVGAAGGQAATTGTVAPRIVGGTTASPTDAPWQALVLPGQFLCGGSILDATHVVTAAHCVYDTTDNDAVSSPDEIRVYGGVSDRRQLTGGSVQRVTVISVAIKPDFDPVAFSNDAAVLTLQAPGFSFNGDSVKPIALDDVGHDPSFSDNLQISGWGSTAAQAAGGTNPPTLSNTLQVISDLHKASCAPYGGIDTTIQICAGTLGKDACQGDSGGPLAQSISGTWRLVGIISWGVGCATAQYPGVYTRVAGPDVHAFLVNPTARAETVPVNTSAPVVTGTPAVGGVLSCAAGAWSSGHATEMSFVAADGTVLSTSGSLTVPASVAGSTVTCTVTYANFSGTTTARSAPVAIPAPVPVPVATPPAVITPPPTSTAPQGLPVIPADTRAPTAKVTSARCRGASCVLKLSVSDPQPSSGLARVSVSVTTSYRTSCVRKGKRRSCTKTTRKTLKARATGTGTYTVSTGRLRKGTHVFSVAAADQAGNRQSRAVKVTRRTSR is encoded by the coding sequence ATGGTCCTGGCTGCCCTGGTGGCCACCCTGGTCGGCGCCGCCGGCGGACAGGCCGCGACCACGGGCACCGTCGCGCCGCGGATCGTGGGCGGGACGACGGCGAGCCCCACCGACGCGCCGTGGCAGGCGCTGGTGCTGCCGGGCCAGTTCCTCTGCGGCGGATCGATCCTCGACGCGACGCACGTCGTCACCGCCGCGCACTGCGTCTACGACACGACCGACAACGACGCCGTCTCGTCCCCGGACGAGATCCGGGTCTACGGGGGCGTGAGTGATCGTCGGCAGCTCACCGGCGGGAGCGTTCAGCGCGTCACCGTCATCTCCGTGGCGATCAAGCCGGATTTCGATCCGGTCGCGTTCAGCAACGACGCGGCCGTCCTCACGCTGCAGGCACCCGGATTCAGCTTCAACGGCGACAGCGTCAAGCCGATCGCCCTCGACGACGTCGGTCACGACCCGTCCTTCAGCGACAACCTGCAGATCAGTGGCTGGGGCTCGACAGCGGCTCAGGCCGCCGGCGGGACCAACCCGCCCACGCTCTCGAACACGCTGCAGGTCATCTCCGACCTCCACAAGGCGTCGTGCGCGCCCTACGGCGGGATCGACACCACCATCCAGATCTGCGCGGGGACCCTGGGCAAGGACGCCTGCCAGGGCGACAGCGGAGGGCCGCTGGCCCAGAGCATCTCCGGGACCTGGCGGCTGGTGGGCATCATCAGCTGGGGCGTCGGGTGCGCCACGGCGCAATACCCGGGGGTCTATACGCGCGTCGCCGGCCCGGATGTCCACGCCTTCCTGGTCAACCCGACCGCCCGGGCCGAGACGGTGCCGGTGAACACCAGTGCACCGGTCGTGACCGGGACACCCGCGGTAGGGGGCGTCCTCTCGTGTGCCGCGGGGGCCTGGAGCAGTGGCCACGCCACCGAGATGAGCTTCGTGGCGGCCGACGGCACGGTGCTCTCCACCTCAGGCAGTCTCACCGTGCCCGCCTCGGTCGCGGGCTCGACCGTGACGTGCACGGTGACGTATGCGAACTTCAGCGGCACGACCACGGCGCGCTCGGCGCCCGTGGCGATCCCGGCCCCCGTGCCGGTGCCCGTGGCGACGCCCCCGGCCGTCATCACGCCGCCGCCGACGTCGACGGCCCCGCAGGGGCTCCCGGTCATCCCCGCCGACACGCGTGCGCCGACCGCGAAGGTCACCTCGGCCAGGTGCAGGGGCGCCTCCTGCGTGCTCAAGCTGTCGGTGAGCGACCCCCAGCCCAGCTCCGGGCTCGCCCGCGTCAGCGTCAGCGTCACCACGAGCTACCGCACGTCGTGCGTCCGCAAGGGCAAGCGCCGCTCCTGCACGAAGACCACGAGGAAGACGCTGAAGGCCAGGGCCACGGGCACCGGGACCTACACCGTCAGCACCGGACGCCTGCGCAAGGGCACCCACGTCTTCTCCGTCGCCGCCGCCGACCAGGCCGGCAACCGCCAGTCCCGCGCGGTCAAGGTGACCCGCCGGACGTCGCGCTGA
- a CDS encoding NAD(P)/FAD-dependent oxidoreductase, with product MPDRRVDHLLIGGGIAAATCAQALREQRAPGSVLLVGRELDAPYHRPPITKGYLAGTETRQDAAIELPDDVEVLTRTSVTALDPATHTATLSTKETVEYGNALLATGAMVRRLQVDGSALEGIHHLRALGNADALRADAEQAGDVVCVGGSYIGCEVAATLAAQGRRCTVLLQEEEPLERGFGLQAGAWVRGVLEAHGVQVLGGVEVERFEAEGDGDRVTRVVLAGGRTLPAEVVVCGVGAMPDVMLARKTGLELGPAGGVCCDAQLAVQGVEGLFAAGDVCEYESVVHGRRVRIEHEEVAAAHGRTAARNMLGAGVEHTEVPYFWSDLADWATLEYVGPAHAWDEEVVDGDMAGGAFAIWYLREGRVAAMLRAGDHGDLDRARALIASGEAVAAADLRS from the coding sequence ATGCCCGACCGCCGCGTGGACCATCTCCTCATCGGCGGTGGGATCGCCGCCGCGACCTGCGCGCAGGCGCTGCGCGAGCAGCGCGCCCCGGGCTCCGTGCTGCTCGTCGGCCGCGAGCTCGACGCGCCCTACCACCGGCCGCCGATCACCAAGGGCTACCTCGCGGGCACGGAGACGCGCCAGGACGCGGCCATCGAGCTGCCGGACGACGTCGAGGTGCTCACCCGGACGTCCGTGACGGCGCTGGACCCGGCGACCCACACCGCCACGCTGTCGACGAAGGAGACCGTCGAGTACGGCAACGCGCTGCTGGCCACCGGCGCGATGGTCCGCCGGCTGCAGGTCGACGGCAGCGCGCTGGAGGGCATCCACCACCTCCGCGCCCTGGGCAACGCCGACGCGCTGCGCGCCGACGCCGAGCAGGCCGGCGACGTCGTCTGCGTCGGCGGCTCCTACATCGGCTGCGAGGTCGCCGCGACGCTGGCCGCCCAGGGACGGCGCTGCACGGTGCTCCTGCAGGAGGAGGAGCCCTTGGAGCGCGGCTTCGGCCTCCAGGCGGGTGCCTGGGTGCGCGGCGTGCTCGAGGCCCACGGGGTGCAGGTCCTCGGCGGCGTCGAGGTCGAGCGCTTCGAGGCCGAGGGCGACGGCGACCGGGTCACCCGCGTCGTGCTCGCCGGCGGGCGCACCCTGCCGGCCGAGGTCGTCGTCTGCGGGGTCGGCGCGATGCCCGACGTCATGCTCGCGCGCAAGACCGGCCTGGAGCTCGGCCCGGCCGGCGGCGTGTGCTGCGACGCGCAGCTCGCGGTGCAGGGCGTCGAGGGGCTGTTCGCCGCCGGCGACGTGTGCGAGTACGAGAGCGTCGTGCACGGCCGCCGCGTGCGGATCGAGCACGAGGAGGTCGCCGCCGCGCACGGCCGCACGGCGGCGCGCAACATGCTCGGCGCCGGCGTGGAGCACACCGAGGTGCCCTACTTCTGGAGCGACCTGGCCGACTGGGCGACGCTCGAGTACGTCGGACCCGCCCACGCGTGGGACGAGGAGGTCGTCGACGGCGACATGGCCGGCGGGGCCTTCGCGATCTGGTACCTGCGGGAGGGCCGCGTCGCGGCGATGCTGCGCGCCGGCGACCACGGCGACCTGGACCGTGCCCGGGCGCTCATCGCGTCCGGCGAGGCGGTCGCGGCCGCCGACCTGCGGTCCTAG
- a CDS encoding lysyl oxidase family protein, translated as MPGLRRAACALSILCALLAAPASAEDGPAGPGTSPCEDPLLALRCPNLRMDPPSDLHVQRAGHVLRLLATNHIVNNGAGPLELRATRTSDPRYAKASQVIYDRRGRPVYFPEAGYVYWKAIPGQGHYWKYFRAARFELWTVNPDGSRAAMIRTGPKLSYCLRDLDRVAGYARSPRRAVYPACSQDHARRELRLGVSPGWADVYPWHYHENWISITGLRGCFAFVHRADPTGELIEEREDDNAAQRMIRLPPRHGSVAPRGCPSGR; from the coding sequence ATGCCCGGACTGCGTCGCGCTGCCTGCGCGCTCTCGATCCTCTGCGCGCTGCTCGCCGCGCCCGCCTCCGCCGAGGACGGTCCCGCCGGACCCGGCACGAGCCCGTGCGAGGACCCGCTGCTGGCCCTGCGCTGCCCCAACCTGCGGATGGACCCGCCCAGCGACCTGCACGTGCAGCGAGCCGGGCACGTGCTGCGCCTGCTGGCGACCAACCACATCGTCAACAACGGCGCCGGGCCCCTGGAGCTGCGCGCCACGCGTACGTCGGACCCGCGGTACGCCAAGGCCTCCCAGGTGATCTACGACCGCCGCGGGCGCCCCGTCTACTTCCCCGAGGCCGGCTATGTCTACTGGAAGGCGATCCCCGGTCAGGGCCACTACTGGAAGTACTTCCGGGCGGCGCGCTTCGAGTTGTGGACGGTCAACCCCGACGGCTCCCGCGCCGCCATGATCCGCACCGGCCCCAAGCTGTCGTACTGCCTCCGCGACCTGGACCGCGTGGCCGGCTACGCCCGCAGCCCGCGTCGCGCCGTCTACCCGGCGTGCAGCCAGGACCATGCGCGCCGCGAGCTGCGCCTCGGCGTATCGCCGGGATGGGCCGACGTGTACCCGTGGCACTACCACGAGAACTGGATCAGCATCACCGGGCTGCGCGGCTGCTTCGCCTTCGTGCACCGCGCCGATCCCACCGGCGAGCTCATCGAGGAGCGCGAGGACGACAACGCCGCGCAGCGCATGATCCGGCTGCCGCCGCGCCATGGCAGCGTGGCACCACGCGGCTGCCCCTCAGGACGGTAG